One Nitrospirota bacterium DNA segment encodes these proteins:
- a CDS encoding caspase family protein — translation MYLPRTWVLVSLLLLAGLSPMASQAGVPSLQQPDAYAVVIGISQYREEVIPKVAYGVKDAEAVAKLLETQAGIPKSHIRVMTEAKATGNDLRTVGEWLRMRVKPESTVYVYYAGHGTPDPKTGDAYLVSWDGHPDYPSGLYPLKALYE, via the coding sequence ATGTATCTTCCGCGCACGTGGGTCTTGGTCAGCTTGCTCCTTCTGGCTGGTCTGAGTCCGATGGCGAGCCAGGCCGGAGTGCCATCACTCCAGCAGCCCGACGCCTACGCGGTGGTCATCGGGATCAGTCAGTATCGCGAGGAGGTCATCCCGAAAGTGGCCTATGGCGTCAAGGATGCCGAAGCGGTGGCGAAGCTCCTGGAGACCCAAGCCGGGATCCCGAAATCCCATATCCGGGTCATGACCGAGGCCAAGGCGACAGGCAACGATCTCCGGACCGTGGGGGAGTGGCTGCGGATGCGGGTCAAGCCGGAGTCCACAGTCTATGTGTACTATGCCGGGCACGGGACGCCCGATCCGAAGACTGGGGACGCCTACCTCGTGTCCTGGGACGGGCACCCGGACTACCCTTCGGGGCTGTATCCCTTGAAAGCCCTGTATGAGTGA
- a CDS encoding carboxypeptidase-like regulatory domain-containing protein gives MAITYAPGVVSATHEVDHRFTVEGFVCGSDGKPVAETQVIVKDTRASVGVSVYTDSRGYYKATLHLHNDNRGDPILVSALQQEQRVTAQFDPKDVETERLVKVTIGSGCETAGEESSPWVYYGAGIGIAAVAALAGARFFRKRQRSQGQGKRQRK, from the coding sequence GTGGCGATTACCTATGCGCCTGGCGTCGTGTCGGCCACGCACGAGGTGGATCACCGGTTCACGGTCGAAGGGTTCGTCTGCGGGAGCGACGGGAAGCCCGTGGCCGAGACCCAGGTGATCGTGAAGGATACGCGGGCTTCCGTGGGCGTCAGCGTCTACACGGACAGCCGAGGGTATTACAAGGCGACGCTGCATCTGCACAACGACAACCGGGGGGATCCGATCCTGGTCTCGGCGCTCCAGCAGGAGCAGCGGGTGACCGCGCAGTTCGACCCCAAGGATGTCGAGACGGAGCGGCTGGTCAAGGTCACCATCGGGTCCGGCTGCGAGACGGCGGGGGAGGAATCGTCGCCCTGGGTCTACTACGGAGCGGGAATCGGAATCGCGGCGGTGGCGGCGCTTGCCGGCGCCAGATTCTTCAGGAAGCGCCAACGGTCGCAGGGGCAGGGAAAGAGGCAGCGGAAATAG
- the hpnH gene encoding adenosyl-hopene transferase HpnH — MAVPLSQMYTVTKYVLTQKVRGVQRYPLVLMLEPLFRCNLACAGCGKIQYPDHVLDKRLTPEQCWAAADECGAPIVSIPGGEPLIHPEMPAIVRGLVERKKYVYLCTNALLLERKLGDYAPSNYLTFSVHMDGLRDEHDLAVCRDGVYDVAVRAIRAALARGFRVTTNTTLFDDANPERVRAFFDEMMALGVEGMMISPGYSYQKAPDQRNFLKRHRTRELFARILGGRKRSWRFNQSPLFLEFLMGKRDYQCTPWGNPTYNVFGWQRPCYLLQEGYAKTFRELMEETDWSRYGTGRNEKCADCMVHCGYEASAVEETFGSWSGFGRTVVTTLMPNAR; from the coding sequence ATGGCCGTTCCGCTTTCCCAGATGTATACCGTCACCAAGTACGTCCTGACCCAGAAGGTGAGGGGGGTCCAACGGTATCCGCTCGTGCTGATGCTGGAGCCGCTGTTTCGCTGCAATCTGGCTTGCGCCGGTTGCGGCAAGATCCAGTATCCGGACCACGTCCTCGACAAGCGGCTGACGCCGGAACAGTGCTGGGCCGCGGCCGACGAGTGCGGGGCGCCGATCGTGAGCATCCCGGGCGGCGAGCCCCTCATCCACCCGGAGATGCCTGCAATCGTGCGGGGACTGGTGGAGCGGAAGAAGTACGTCTATCTCTGCACCAACGCCCTGCTGCTCGAGCGGAAGCTCGGTGACTACGCTCCGTCGAACTACCTGACGTTCAGCGTCCACATGGACGGGCTGCGGGACGAGCACGACCTGGCGGTCTGCCGGGACGGCGTCTACGACGTGGCGGTGCGGGCCATTCGCGCGGCGCTCGCGCGCGGGTTCCGGGTCACGACCAACACCACGCTCTTCGACGACGCGAATCCCGAGCGCGTGCGCGCCTTCTTCGACGAGATGATGGCGCTCGGCGTCGAAGGCATGATGATCTCGCCGGGGTACAGCTACCAGAAGGCGCCGGATCAAAGGAACTTCCTGAAACGGCACCGGACCCGCGAATTGTTCGCGCGCATCCTGGGCGGCCGCAAGCGGTCCTGGCGCTTCAACCAGTCTCCTCTCTTTCTGGAGTTCCTCATGGGGAAGCGGGATTATCAGTGCACGCCATGGGGAAATCCCACCTACAACGTCTTCGGCTGGCAACGTCCCTGTTATCTGCTGCAGGAAGGCTACGCCAAGACCTTCCGGGAGCTGATGGAGGAGACCGATTGGAGCCGGTACGGAACCGGGCGGAACGAGAAGTGCGCCGACTGCATGGTGCACTGCGGCTACGAGGCCTCCGCCGTCGAAGAGACGTTCGGGTCCTGGTCCGGATTCGGGCGTACCGTCGTCACCACGCTCATGCCCAACGCCCGCTAA
- a CDS encoding type II toxin-antitoxin system PemK/MazF family toxin, producing MEGGIKRGEIWTVVPPRHPKPRPVLVVSINAVNESAWPDVLVIPLTSVPSPLRVPLPEEPEQTGLRTASYAKCESVGPLEKSRLKKRIGTLPPEAWASIEEGIRRVLGLRA from the coding sequence GTGGAGGGAGGAATAAAGCGTGGCGAGATCTGGACCGTTGTCCCGCCAAGGCACCCCAAACCACGTCCGGTTCTGGTCGTCAGCATCAACGCCGTGAATGAATCTGCCTGGCCGGATGTCCTGGTCATTCCGCTCACCTCTGTCCCGAGTCCGCTCCGCGTGCCCCTTCCAGAAGAACCAGAGCAGACTGGTCTGCGCACCGCCAGCTATGCCAAGTGCGAGTCGGTCGGGCCGCTGGAGAAGTCCCGTCTCAAAAAGCGGATCGGGACGCTTCCTCCCGAGGCCTGGGCCTCGATTGAGGAAGGAATCCGGCGGGTCCTTGGTCTCCGAGCTTGA
- a CDS encoding SUMF1/EgtB/PvdO family nonheme iron enzyme, producing MNKLSAKHVIVMLDSCFSGAVGRSVLAKGARPMVLSLENPLLAAGKVVVLAASTGTQISSDYDKAGHGLFTYALLTGLHGEADQDKDGLVTLKELYPYVRKQVAETAVEELNREQTPVLLPGEADLGKRIAVPLAAVAPAGSAASRASAALSRAEAELKALEEQERRVDEQVKQAALQRQIEKKKQQIEEKKKALEVASLPSHSTPKQAAQEITGKDGAPMVLVPAGEFIMGSNDFTDEEPVHRVSLDDYYIDKYEVTTTRYAAFLQATSRATPARWNEVSLVSDGERPVIGVDWHDADAYCRYYGKRLPTEAEWEKAARGTDGRTYPWGNDAPTSRHANFGKCCEWKGYATLTAVTEHDAGKSPYGAYDMAGNVWEWTADWYDRTYYRSSPDRNPTGPSSGSSKVLRGGSWLNYAFNVRTAYRSSGRPTLRDDLVGFRCAKTP from the coding sequence GTGAACAAGCTGTCGGCCAAGCACGTGATCGTCATGCTGGATTCCTGCTTCTCCGGCGCCGTCGGCCGCTCGGTGCTGGCCAAGGGCGCCCGCCCGATGGTGCTCTCTCTGGAGAACCCCCTCCTGGCGGCGGGCAAGGTGGTGGTGCTCGCGGCATCCACCGGCACCCAGATCAGCTCGGACTATGACAAGGCCGGGCACGGCCTCTTCACCTATGCGTTGCTCACGGGGCTGCACGGGGAGGCCGACCAGGACAAGGACGGACTCGTCACGCTGAAGGAGCTCTACCCCTATGTCCGGAAGCAGGTGGCGGAGACCGCCGTGGAGGAGCTGAACCGGGAGCAGACGCCGGTGCTGTTGCCGGGAGAAGCTGATCTGGGAAAAAGAATCGCTGTGCCGCTGGCGGCTGTGGCGCCGGCTGGATCGGCCGCATCGAGGGCGAGCGCGGCGCTGAGCCGAGCCGAAGCGGAATTGAAAGCGTTAGAAGAACAGGAGCGGCGAGTTGATGAGCAGGTCAAGCAGGCCGCGTTGCAGCGCCAAATTGAGAAGAAAAAGCAACAGATCGAGGAGAAGAAAAAGGCGCTCGAAGTGGCAAGCCTGCCATCCCACAGCACGCCCAAGCAGGCCGCGCAGGAGATCACGGGGAAAGACGGGGCGCCGATGGTGCTGGTGCCGGCGGGGGAGTTCATCATGGGCAGCAACGACTTCACTGATGAGGAACCCGTCCACCGCGTCTCGCTGGACGACTACTACATTGACAAGTACGAAGTGACGACCACCCGCTATGCGGCCTTTCTGCAAGCCACGAGTCGGGCGACGCCGGCCCGCTGGAACGAAGTCAGCCTGGTCAGCGACGGGGAGCGGCCCGTGATCGGCGTGGACTGGCACGACGCCGACGCCTATTGTCGGTATTATGGGAAACGGTTGCCGACCGAGGCGGAATGGGAGAAGGCCGCGCGGGGAACGGATGGACGGACATATCCCTGGGGCAATGACGCGCCTACGAGCCGGCATGCCAATTTCGGCAAGTGTTGTGAGTGGAAGGGGTACGCCACGTTGACCGCGGTGACGGAGCATGACGCCGGCAAAAGCCCCTACGGCGCCTACGACATGGCGGGCAATGTCTGGGAATGGACGGCGGACTGGTATGACAGGACCTATTACCGGAGCAGTCCAGACCGGAATCCGACCGGCCCTTCGAGCGGCTCATCCAAGGTGCTCCGGGGCGGCTCCTGGCTCAATTACGCGTTCAACGTGCGGACAGCGTACCGGAGCAGCGGCCGCCCGACGCTCCGGGACGACCTCGTCGGGTTCCGGTGTGCGAAGACTCCCTGA
- a CDS encoding cytochrome c — MKRMAWTRTIFLAGMAGIGLSVAGCGEEGEGPIVAPPPPPPEYADKHMPAGWWADEKIAEEGRQLFIGAKNPDVNCASCHGKDGKPVKAGARDFRVTDRMKLYSDSVWFWRISEGVPNTKMKAWKSKLSEEDRWKLVAFEHNFGLKGKEWDVAKKDWVPVGSASAAAPAAAPAEGAKDGAAPAAAPTGGAPAAGGK; from the coding sequence ATGAAACGTATGGCATGGACGAGGACGATTTTCTTGGCAGGGATGGCGGGCATCGGCTTGTCGGTCGCGGGCTGCGGTGAGGAGGGCGAAGGGCCGATCGTGGCTCCGCCGCCGCCGCCGCCCGAGTATGCGGACAAGCACATGCCGGCCGGCTGGTGGGCCGACGAGAAGATCGCGGAAGAGGGGCGTCAACTGTTCATCGGGGCCAAGAACCCGGACGTCAACTGCGCGAGCTGCCACGGGAAGGACGGGAAGCCGGTCAAGGCGGGCGCCCGCGACTTCCGCGTGACCGACCGGATGAAGCTCTATTCGGACTCGGTCTGGTTCTGGCGCATCTCCGAAGGCGTGCCCAACACCAAGATGAAGGCTTGGAAGAGCAAGCTCTCTGAAGAGGACCGCTGGAAGCTGGTCGCGTTCGAGCATAACTTCGGGCTGAAGGGGAAGGAGTGGGACGTCGCGAAGAAGGACTGGGTGCCGGTCGGCTCCGCCTCGGCGGCGGCTCCGGCAGCAGCTCCGGCCGAGGGCGCGAAGGACGGTGCGGCGCCTGCGGCGGCTCCGACCGGGGGCGCGCCGGCGGCCGGCGGGAAGTAA
- a CDS encoding cytochrome ubiquinol oxidase subunit I: MKMWQRSLLILFGLAALFGTAAYAQVPNPPAAEFPYTGNRTAVWIVAQLHILFAGFILGAPIFVVISEWLGYRKQDPRYDRLAKEVIKVTVILYSMTALTGGLFIFVLLATYAQFTTWLINHFFLIFAVIYPLLFIGETIVLYMYFYTWDSWKGDKKARHIALGVLLNLIGTVTLFVIDGPTAFMNTPAKAAEGLSLVEYIQTASLWDKVYNYSWMPMNLHRLVGNVTFGGFITGLIAAYMYMGAKNDNERSYYDWMGFVGNLIGVGALLFLPFMGYLLAYELCDYDASICPYMMADQLSMFFEMQGAMVGLIFLASNYYIWLSMKRIEGVERVRMSVLTVLVMLALPGVMTYAWTIFPAPDPRSLAVLVPLVLAPAILGKIVPPLGRLAVSSRAVIKVGFLMVVVGNAIWMTPHGFVATQALATEHLELPSDWGFLALMPAKNAAAFTLVFVTVVNYVLYNRAIRQGTIVWGKIDFASQFVLIFLAFSAIWTMGLMGAVRSLVKKYFHTYNLVPDFTAESFTPTLTYSAWWVTGITLAFYLIVSFAIILTLRVSEAKAHAHEAKPVPAGAE, encoded by the coding sequence ATGAAAATGTGGCAGCGTAGTCTCCTCATTCTGTTTGGCTTGGCGGCCCTGTTCGGAACGGCGGCCTACGCCCAGGTTCCGAACCCGCCTGCTGCCGAGTTTCCCTACACCGGCAACAGGACGGCCGTGTGGATCGTCGCCCAACTCCACATCCTGTTCGCGGGGTTCATCCTCGGGGCCCCGATTTTCGTGGTCATTTCGGAGTGGCTGGGGTACCGCAAGCAGGACCCGCGCTACGACCGGCTGGCCAAGGAAGTCATCAAGGTCACGGTCATCCTCTACAGCATGACGGCGCTGACCGGCGGCCTGTTCATCTTCGTCCTCCTGGCGACCTACGCCCAGTTCACCACTTGGCTGATCAACCACTTCTTCCTGATCTTCGCGGTCATCTATCCGCTCCTGTTCATCGGCGAGACGATCGTCCTCTACATGTACTTCTACACCTGGGATTCCTGGAAGGGGGACAAGAAGGCGCGGCACATCGCGCTCGGCGTGCTGCTGAACCTGATCGGCACCGTGACGCTGTTCGTGATCGACGGGCCGACGGCGTTCATGAACACGCCGGCCAAGGCGGCGGAAGGCCTGTCCCTGGTCGAGTACATCCAGACCGCCTCCCTCTGGGACAAGGTGTACAACTACAGTTGGATGCCGATGAACCTGCACCGGCTGGTCGGGAACGTGACGTTCGGCGGGTTCATCACCGGCCTGATCGCCGCCTACATGTATATGGGGGCCAAGAACGACAACGAGCGGTCCTACTACGACTGGATGGGGTTCGTCGGCAACCTCATCGGGGTCGGGGCGCTGCTCTTCCTGCCGTTCATGGGCTACCTGCTGGCCTACGAGCTGTGCGACTACGACGCGTCCATCTGCCCGTACATGATGGCCGACCAGCTCTCGATGTTCTTCGAGATGCAGGGCGCGATGGTGGGGCTGATCTTCCTGGCCAGCAACTATTACATCTGGCTGAGCATGAAGCGGATCGAAGGGGTCGAACGCGTCAGGATGTCCGTGCTGACCGTGCTGGTGATGCTCGCGCTGCCCGGAGTCATGACGTACGCCTGGACGATCTTCCCGGCTCCCGATCCGAGGTCCCTCGCGGTGCTGGTGCCCCTGGTGCTGGCGCCGGCCATCCTGGGCAAGATCGTCCCGCCCCTCGGCCGGCTGGCGGTTTCGTCCCGCGCCGTCATCAAGGTCGGCTTCCTGATGGTGGTGGTCGGCAACGCGATCTGGATGACTCCGCACGGGTTCGTGGCCACCCAGGCCCTGGCGACGGAGCACCTGGAGCTGCCGTCGGACTGGGGTTTCCTGGCGCTCATGCCGGCCAAGAACGCCGCGGCGTTCACGCTGGTGTTCGTGACGGTCGTCAACTACGTCCTCTACAACCGCGCGATCCGGCAGGGCACGATCGTCTGGGGGAAGATTGATTTCGCGTCCCAGTTCGTCCTGATCTTCCTGGCCTTCAGCGCGATCTGGACGATGGGCCTGATGGGGGCGGTGCGCTCGCTCGTCAAGAAGTATTTCCATACGTACAACCTGGTGCCGGACTTCACCGCGGAGTCCTTCACGCCGACGCTGACCTATTCGGCCTGGTGGGTGACCGGGATCACGCTGGCGTTCTACTTGATCGTGAGCTTCGCGATCATCCTGACCCTGCGCGTCTCCGAAGCCAAAGCCCACGCGCACGAAGCCAAGCCGGTGCCGGCGGGCGCGGAATAA